In the Pygocentrus nattereri isolate fPygNat1 chromosome 19, fPygNat1.pri, whole genome shotgun sequence genome, one interval contains:
- the cdc20 gene encoding cell division cycle protein 20 homolog — translation MSHFGFENDIHSVLKLDMPITNAPMARWQRKASTSTSAHAGALSPNKSTNRSLSLSKTPSKTPGKNGKTQSTPSNAGGDRFIPVRNAKQMDVASFLLSKENEPAEEGASAANQQATQKAWSVTLNGYDVEDAKILHLGGKPLNAPEGYQNNLKVLYSQVHTPASMKKSRYISSAPERILDAPELRNDFYLNLMDWGRQNLLAVALSEQVYLWDAAQGDITLLKKMEEENGYICSVSWSKDGNFLAIGTSTCKVELWDVQYQKRLRCMDSHATRVGCLSWNDHVLSSGARSGLIHQHDVRVAEHHTCTLRGHAQEVCGLAWSPDGRYLASGGNDNTVNVWSGAQQTGVHCFTEHEGAVKALAWCPWQPSILASGGGTSDRNIRLWNVNSGSCITAWDTQSQVSSLLFAANYKELVSGHGFAHDQVSIWKYPSLTKVTDLQGHEGRVLNLSLSPDGSTVASLSADETLRLWKCFEKDPSKKAKPAGGSSSIIQQHIR, via the exons ATGTCCCACTTCGGATTTGAGAATGACATCCACAGCGTCCTGAAGCTGGACATGCCGATAACCAACGCTCCGATGGCCCGGTGGCAGAGAAAGGCCAGCACGTCCACTTCAGCGCATGCGGGCGCTTTGTCGCCCAACAAAAGCACCAACCGGTCGCTGAGCTTGTCCAAAACCCCCAGCAAAACGCCAG GGAAGAATGGCAAGACACAGAGCACCCCCTCAAACGCCGGAGGAGACAGATTCATCCCAGTCAGGAACGCCAAACAGATGGACGTGGCGAGCTTCCTCCTCTCCAAGGAGAACGAGCCGGCTGAGGAGGGCGCGTCTGCT GCCAATCagcaggcgactcagaaggcgTGGTCTGTAACTCTGAATGGGTACGATGTCGAGGATGCCAAGATCTTGCATTTGGGAGGAAAGCCGCTCAACGCGCCTGAAG GTTACCAGAACAACTTGAAGGTTCTCTACAGCCAAGTTCACACGCCCGCCTCTATGAAGAAGAGCCGCTACATTTCTTCAGCTCCCGAGCGAATCCTGGACGCTCCCGAGCTCCGGAACGACTTCT ATCTGAACCTGATGGACTGGGGGCGGCAGAACCTGCTGGCCGTGGCGCTCTCGGAGCAGGTGTACCTGTGGGATGCTGCTCAGGGGGACATCACCCTGCTGAAGAAGATGGAGGAAGAGAACGGCTACATCTGCTCAGTGTCTTGGAGCAAAGATGGAAATTTCTTGGCCATTGGAACGAGCACCTGCAAAGTGGAG CTGTGGGACGTCCAGTATCAGAAGCGCTTGCGCTGCATGGACAGCCACGCCACCAGAGTCGGCTGCTTAAGCTGGAACGATCACGTCTTGTCCAG CGGCGCCCGCTCGGGTCTCATTCATCAGCATGACGTCCGTGTAGCAGAACATCACACGTGCACTCTGAGGGGTCACGCGCAGGAGGTCTGCGGCCTCGCCTGGTCTCCGGACGGACGGTATCTGGCCAGCGGGGGAAACGACAACACGGTGAACGTTTGGTCAGGTGCCCAGCAAACCGGAGTGCATTGCTTCACTGAACACGAAGGAGCAGTCAAG GCTTTGGCTTGGTGTCCTTGGCAGCCCAGCATACTTGCTTCAGGAGGGGGCACCAGTGACCGCAACATCCGCCTCTGGAACGTCAACAGTGGCTCCTGCATTACTGCCTGGGACACGCAGTCTCAG GTGTCGTCGCTGTTATTTGCAGCAAACTACAAAGAACTGGTCTCCGGACACGGCTTTGCACATGACCAGGTTTCCATCTGGAAGTATCCCTCGCTCACTAAAGTTACAGATCTTCAAG GTCATGAGGGCAGAGTTCTGAACTTGTCCCTCAGCCCCGACGGCTCTACGGTCGCCTCCTTAAGCGCAGATGAAACTCTGAGGCTGTGGAAGTGCTTCGAGAAGGATCCCTCTAAAAAGGCCAAACCTGccggcggcagcagcagcatcatccAGCAGCACATCAGATAG